One window from the genome of Glycine soja cultivar W05 chromosome 12, ASM419377v2, whole genome shotgun sequence encodes:
- the LOC114379368 gene encoding uncharacterized protein LOC114379368 isoform X4, which yields MEPRNPSPSPSPVRVLIRPPSSSSSSPSSSSDHPSPAPAPSLPRSSDGVVVVGFIARRHDDSAQLLNRVIDSNVFASGNLDTPLLVDDEEAREWFERRRISYFHDHDKGILFLQFSSTRCPVNHAAAAPSGFDSAVEEHEFGDLQGMLFMFSVCHVIIYIQEGSHFGTGILRNFRVLQAAKHAMAPFVRYQTMGPLPSRSHPSPSSQPVSSVNNSSPGRGGGNLGRNMSAISLMSGLGSYASLFPGQCIPVTLFVFIDDFSSLSNSSANGEESLDGSSLNQSSSLSSAAKENLPAKGSGSVVVLARPASRSEGGFRKKLQLSLEAQIRFLVKKCRTLSGSEITHSGVRTGGTSTSAPLFSLDASRTVVLLDRSSNQRGVSLEFASGLIDDVLNGKATSDSLLLESHSQSASKEDLISVKEFVYRQSDILRGRGGLINTSSGSAAGAGMVAVAAAAAAASAASGKTFTTPDLPNLEVWSSSSRHILSGVLCAKGGCLDEFEIIKRKPRPRNTVSSTVEGSSKSTNPFDVAVSWLQSGRGLNTKFSTLWCQRAIPAAKEIYLKDLPACYPTSQHEAHLDKALHAFRSMVKGPAVELFAKKLEEECTSIWKSERQLCDAVSLTGKPCMHQRHDVETSNSDLGAPPMPHSSGYSFLHACACGRSQQLCPDPFDFESSDASCFSDCDKLLPAVKLTEIEVAGPVQSSAWSLLRIGGSKYYESSKGLLQSGFCATEKFLLKWTIYLEKKKIPNGSTEGIVKQGSVIRAPKVEYIADAKKTDVRQAHHASQNGVEDQGTSLDILKADDKKISFGSGFPIFKMRKPFSEVVAGSAAGDSGFPPLQQRKLLAPGSEKGMKQSRSSSQTVEQGW from the exons ATGGAGCCACGAAACCCTTCTCCGTCGCCGTCACCGGTTCGAGTCCTCATTCGCCCTCCGTCGTCTTCGTCTTCGTCTCCGTCCTCCTCCTCCGACCATCCCTCTCCGGCACCGGCGCCGTCGCTCCCTCGCTCCTCCGACGGCGTGGTGGTCGTCGGCTTCATCGCACGGCGGCACGATGATTCCGCGCAGCTCCTCAACCGCGTCATCGACTCCAACGTCTTCGCCTCCGGCAACCTCGACACGCCGCTGCTCGTCGACGATGAGGAGGCGAGGGAGTGGTTCGAGCGGAGGAGAATCAGCTACTTTCACGACCACGACAAGGGGATTTTGTTCCTTCAGTTCTCTTCCACTCGCTGTCCGGTGAATCACGCCGCCGCCGCGCCGTCGGGATTCGATTCCGCCGTCGAAGAGCACGAGTTCGGCGACCTCCAGGGAATGCTTTTCATGTtctct GTTTGTCATGTTATCATATATATTCAGGAGGGGTCACATTTTGGTACTGGGATTTTAAGGAATTTTCGTGTGCTGCAAGCAGCCAAGCATGCTATGGCTCCCTTTGTTAGATACCAGACTATGGGGCCTTTACCGTCTAGATCGCATCCTTCACCGTCCTCCCAACCTGTTTCGTCGGTGAACAATTCTTCACCTGGTAGAGGTGGTGGTAACTTGGGTCGCAATATGTCGGCCATATCTCTCATGTCAGGTTTAGGTTCTTATGCTTCTTTGTTTCCAGGACAGTGCATACCTGTTACACTGTTTGTATTCATCGATGATTTCTCCAGTTTGTCGAATTCCAGTGCAAATGGGGAGGAATCTTTGGATGGCTCTTCGCTTAACCAGTCTTCTAGTTTGAGTAGTGCAGCCAAAGAAAACTTGCCTGCTAAAGGTTCTGGTTCGGTAGTTGTGCTGGCACGCCCTGCAAGTCGATCTGAAGGTGGATTTAGGAAGAAACTACAGTTGTCTCTTGAAGCACAAATTCGCTTTCTGGTTAAGAAATGTCGGACATTATCAGGTTCTGAAATAACTCATTCGGGTGTGAGAACTGGGGGTACCTCAACTTCTGCACCTTTGTTTTCACTTGATGCATCAAGGACAGTTGTCTTGTTGGATCGGTCTTCAAATCAAAGAGGTGTGTCTCTTGAGTTTGCCAGTGGACTTATTGATGATGTCTTAAATGGGAAAGCAACTTCAGATTCCCTTTTGCTTGAAAGCCACAGTCAAAGTGCGAGCAAAGAAGATTTAATATCAGTTAAGGAGTTTGTTTACAGGCAATCTGATATTTTGAGAGGGAGAGGGGGGCTAATTAATACCAGCAGTGGCTCAGCTGCAGGTGCTGGTATGGTTGCTGTAGCAGCAGCTGCAGCTGCTGCCTCAGCTGCATCTGGGAAAACATTTACTACTCCTGATCTTCCTAATCTTGAAGTTTGGTCATCTTCTAGTCGTCATATCTTGAGTGGAGTTCTCTGTGCAAAAGGTGGTTGTTTGGatgaatttgaaattatcaaAAGAAAACCTCGTCCAAGGAATACTGTTTCATCAACAGTGGAAGGATCTTCAAAGAGTACAAATCCTTTTGATGTTGCAGTATCTTGGTTACAAAGTGGTAGAGGGTTGAACACTAAATTCTCAACTTTGTGGTGCCAAAGAGCCATTCCAGCCGCAAAGGAGATTTATTTGAAAGATTTGCCTGCTTGTTATCCTACTTCACAACATGAAGCCCATTTAGATAAGGCTTTGCATGCATTTCGCTCAATGGTAAAAGGACCAGCAGTGGAACTATTTGCAAAAAAGTTGGAAGAGGAATGCACTTCCATATGGAAATCAGAAAGGCAACTATGTGATGCTGTTAGTTTGACAGGAAAACCATGCATGCACCAAAGGCATGATGTTGAAACCAGTAATTCAGACTTGGGAGCCCCGCCCATGCCACATTCAAGTGGCTATTCTTTCCTTCATGCTTGTGCTTGTGGTCGTTCCCAGCAGTTATGTCCTGATCCCTTTGATTTTGAATCATCTGATGCTAGTTGCTTCTCTGACTGTGATAAGCTACTTCCTGCAGTCAAATTAACAGAAATAGAAGTTGCAGGACCTGTTCAATCTTCTGCTTGGAGTTTGCTTCGTATTGGGGGTTCAAAATACTATGAATCTTCTAAAGGCCTACTTCAAAGTGGATTTTGTGCCACTGAGAAATTTCTTTTGAAATGGACTATATAcctagagaaaaagaaaataccaAATGGTTCTACAGAGGGTATAGTGAAGCAAGGTTCTGTAATTAGGGCACCGAAGGTTGAATATATTGCAGATGCaaagaaaactgatgttagaCAAGCCCACCATGCTTCGCAGAATGGAGTGGAAGACCAAGGAACATCTTTAGATATATTGAAGGCTGATGATAAAAAGATAAGTTTTGGATCAGGTTTCCCTATTTTCAAAATGAGAAAACCTTTTTCTGAGGTTGTTGCTGGATCAGCGGCTGGTGATTCAGGATTCCCTCCTCTTCAACAAAGGAAATTGCTTGCACCAGGTTCAGAAAAGGGTATGAAACAAAGCAGGTCAAGTAGTCAGACTGTTGAACAG GGATGGTGA